The genomic region GTCAAGCCGCTGATGAAGCGCCTCGACAAGGTGGCCTTCATGACGCGGGGGCAGGCGGGCGTCGGTGGCCCCGTCGCGGGTCGACCGTCGGAGACCTTCCAGCGCAACTTCTACGTCTGCCCCTTCTTCGAGGAGGATCCGGTCGAGCTCGCGGAAGCCATCGGCTACGACCATGTGCTCTTCGGCTCCGACTGGCCTCATCCCGAGGGGCTGGAGCAGCCGCTCAACTTCGCGGACAAGCTCGTCGACCGTGCGGACCCGGTGGAGACGGCCCGGGTGATGCGTGGCAACATCGCCGGACTGATTCGGGTCGACGCGTGAGGCGCACCCGCGCCCGCAGCCGCGCGAGCGAGACCTCATGACGTCGAACTCCGACACAACCGGGCCCGGGTTCGGCACGACCCTCCCGGCGGAGGTCGACGTCGCGGTGATCGGGGCGGGCCACAACGGCCTCGTCGCGGCCTGCTATCTGGCGAAGGCCGGCCTGCGGGTGGCGGTCGTGGAGGCGGCGAACCTGCCGGGCGGGATGACGACGTCCGGCCCGTTCATCGCCGAGGCGCCCGGACACACGGTCAACACGTGCGCTGTCGACATCATCGCGCTCCTGCACTCGCAGATTCCGCGTGAGCTCTCGCTGCGGGAGCACGGGCTGCGCCTGGTCAAGCCCGATCCGAGCTACGTCTCGCTCCACCCGGACGGTTCGTCCCTCGCCCTGTGGCGTGACCCGCAGCGCACCGCCGAGGAGATCCGGGCCTTCTCGCGGCAGGACGCCGCCGCCTTCCTCGACTTCGTGAACCTGCTGGACCGGGTGATGGCCACGGCGGTTCCGGTCATGGGCGCCGACATGGCGCGGCCCTCGCCGTCGCTCGTCGTCGGTGTCGCCCGCGAGCTCGTCAGGAGCCGCAGGCGGATGTCCGACATCGTCGCCCTGCTCACGGGCAGCGCCAGCATGGCTGTGGACGAGCGATTCCAGCATCCGGTGGTGCGCGGGGCCCTGCTCAACCTCGCGGCGGGCGCCGGACCGGTGTCGGAACCCGGCAGCGGGCTCGGGTTCCTGCTGTTGGCACTGTTGACCAGGGTCGGTGTGGGCCGGCCTGTCGGCGGCATGCAGTCCCTCACGACGGCGCTGATCAACTGTCTGGAGAGCGCCGGAGGAACCGTCACCGTCGCCGCCCGAGTCGCCGAGATAACGCGTGCCGGGGACACCGTCCGCGGCATCCGGTTGACCGATGGTCGTACGTTGCGCGCTCGCGCCGTCGTGTCGTCGGTGGACCCGTGGACCACGCTGCGCGAACTGGTCGACGGTGACGTGATCAGCCAGTCCACCGCCGCCCGTCTCGACCATGCCAGCGCCAACCGGATCGGCTCCGGGGTGTTCAAGATCGACATGGCTCTCTCGGAGCAGATCGAGGTCACCGGCCATATCCGCGCCGACGGGGTCGACCTTCGCAGGCCCACCCTGCTTCTCGGCACGGCGGAGTCGGTGGTCGATTCCTACGCGGCCGCCAGCCGCGGTGAACTGCCGGCCGACCCGGCGCTCTGGGTCGCCGCGCCGTCGGGGGAGGACCCGACCCAGGCGCCCCCGGGCCAGGAGACGCTCTACCTCTACGCCCTCGCCGTCCCGGTGCACCCCCGCAGTGGCTGGGAGGCCATCCGGCAGTCGGCCGTTGACTCCGTCCTGACCAAGACGGGCAAATACGTCCAGCCGCTGGAGCAGGCCGAGATCGGACGCCTCGTCGAGTCACCGGAGGACATCGCGGCCCGCCTGCACGTCCGCAACGGCTGTATCACGCATCTCGACATGGGTTTCATGAATTCGGGACCGTTGCGCCCGGCGGTGGGGCTCGGGCTTGGCAGGACCCCGCTCGGTGGTCTCTTCCTCGGCGGGTCCGGTACTCACCCCGGCGGTGGAGTGAGCGGCCTGCCCGGCCGGACGGCCGCCCACCGGGCCGCCCGCTACCTCAGGAAGAACGGCTAGAGAGGTTCTGGTCCTGGGTGTGATCCGGCCGGGCGGGGCGCCGATCCACGTCATCCTGGACGACCTGTCCGGCCGCCAGGGCGTCACGATCCTGATCGGAAGCGGAGTGTCGGTAGCGGAGTGTCAGTGTTTCTCGCTGTCGGGCGTCACCCGTCGGCGAGGCGTTGGATGGTGGCGCCCAGCCAGGCCTGGAGATCGGCGGGGTCGCCGAGTTCGGAACGCAGGACCCGGCGGCGGGTCGAGACGCCGAGTACGAAGGCGTCGATCGCCGCGGCTCGGCTGTGGGCGTCCGCGTCGTCCAGGCCGGTGTCGCGCAGGTAGCGGTGCATCGGCTCCAGCGAGTGCGTGATGAGGTTGGGCGACACCCCGGCCGCGTCGGCCACGCCCCTGACCGTGATCGCCGCGTACCCGTACTGGGCGAACTAGCGTTGCGCGTGCTCCAGGTGTTGCGGTTCGAGCGCGTCCTGCCCCTTGCTCGCGGACCTGCACGTGGTGGTGCCCGCGCTGCCGGGCTTCCCGTTCGCGCCCCCGCTCACCAGTCCCGGTATGTCGGTCAACCGGATCGCCGGGATCGTCGCGGACGCCCTGGACGAGCTCGGTTACCCGCGGTA from Frankia alni ACN14a harbors:
- a CDS encoding phytoene desaturase family protein, whose product is MTSNSDTTGPGFGTTLPAEVDVAVIGAGHNGLVAACYLAKAGLRVAVVEAANLPGGMTTSGPFIAEAPGHTVNTCAVDIIALLHSQIPRELSLREHGLRLVKPDPSYVSLHPDGSSLALWRDPQRTAEEIRAFSRQDAAAFLDFVNLLDRVMATAVPVMGADMARPSPSLVVGVARELVRSRRRMSDIVALLTGSASMAVDERFQHPVVRGALLNLAAGAGPVSEPGSGLGFLLLALLTRVGVGRPVGGMQSLTTALINCLESAGGTVTVAARVAEITRAGDTVRGIRLTDGRTLRARAVVSSVDPWTTLRELVDGDVISQSTAARLDHASANRIGSGVFKIDMALSEQIEVTGHIRADGVDLRRPTLLLGTAESVVDSYAAASRGELPADPALWVAAPSGEDPTQAPPGQETLYLYALAVPVHPRSGWEAIRQSAVDSVLTKTGKYVQPLEQAEIGRLVESPEDIAARLHVRNGCITHLDMGFMNSGPLRPAVGLGLGRTPLGGLFLGGSGTHPGGGVSGLPGRTAAHRAARYLRKNG